The Flammeovirgaceae bacterium genome contains a region encoding:
- a CDS encoding TonB-dependent receptor, with translation MKKEIKVWAMTMIACWFWVPTQTNAQQDSLSSTTLREVVVTATKFPKNVSETGKILTIIDEEQLSRSAGKDLSQLLNEQVGLVINGANSNPAKDKSVFLRGAAGKYTLILVDGIPVNDPSGIDGAFDLRLLSIDQVERIEILKGSQSTLYGTDAIAGVINIITKKKGDKPVSGSGTVSYGSYNTFRGNAGVSGSTKKFDYNLGYTRFQTDGLSEARDTTGTAGFDKDGAEQHAVQVYVGYKPVEKLSLRPFLRFNDFKGDYDLGAFTDDAGAKYDATTLQYGLNTDYRLTNGSVSLMYAHNKYERTFSDMFGSNDYDGRFDHGEIFAQFNLSAHVQVLGGLSYQQFKMIATNTTIENPETTITSPYVSFFINNLKGFSAEVGGRLNSHSVYGNNFTYSVNPSYLINKKAKLFINYSTGFKAPTLSQLYGPFGANEDLKPEESKSFEGGLQWLAEDGKVDVRLTYFNRKIDNVIAYTTGYINWDKLADRGVEVEAFYKLNKFTFTGFYAYVEGEVTTPVGAGTETKPNDLLRRPKHSVGLNVGFQATEKLFASLNFKTFGQRNDLFFDFNTFAASPVVLDAYQLLDVYMEYVVINNRIKLFGDFRNLLNQDYYEVYGYSTQRFNATVGVRAQF, from the coding sequence ATGAAAAAAGAGATTAAAGTCTGGGCAATGACCATGATTGCCTGTTGGTTCTGGGTACCAACGCAAACAAACGCCCAACAAGATTCACTGTCATCAACTACACTTCGTGAGGTGGTGGTAACGGCCACCAAGTTTCCGAAAAATGTTTCTGAAACCGGAAAAATACTCACCATCATTGATGAGGAGCAATTATCACGAAGTGCCGGAAAGGATTTGTCGCAATTGCTGAATGAGCAGGTGGGCCTGGTCATCAACGGGGCGAACAGTAATCCCGCCAAGGATAAATCGGTTTTTTTGCGTGGTGCAGCAGGTAAGTATACACTTATACTTGTTGATGGCATACCGGTAAACGATCCTTCGGGCATAGATGGTGCTTTTGATTTGCGCTTGCTTTCTATCGACCAGGTTGAACGCATTGAAATTTTAAAAGGAAGCCAATCGACCTTGTACGGAACCGATGCCATTGCCGGGGTAATCAACATCATCACCAAAAAGAAAGGAGATAAACCGGTAAGTGGGTCAGGCACGGTAAGCTACGGCAGCTACAATACCTTTCGGGGGAATGCTGGCGTTTCGGGCAGTACGAAAAAATTTGATTACAACCTGGGCTACACACGTTTTCAAACCGATGGGCTCAGCGAGGCCAGAGATACAACCGGTACGGCCGGTTTTGATAAGGATGGTGCGGAACAGCATGCAGTTCAGGTATACGTGGGGTACAAGCCGGTTGAAAAACTTTCTTTGCGTCCGTTTTTGCGGTTTAACGATTTTAAAGGTGACTATGATTTGGGTGCATTTACCGATGATGCCGGGGCAAAGTATGATGCTACCACCTTGCAGTATGGGCTAAATACGGATTACCGGTTAACAAATGGTTCTGTATCGTTAATGTATGCACATAATAAATACGAAAGAACATTTTCGGATATGTTTGGCTCCAACGATTATGATGGCCGCTTTGACCACGGTGAAATTTTTGCTCAGTTCAACCTATCCGCCCATGTGCAAGTATTGGGTGGGCTTTCGTACCAACAATTTAAAATGATAGCCACAAACACCACTATTGAAAATCCTGAAACAACCATCACAAGTCCTTACGTTTCATTTTTCATTAACAACTTAAAGGGGTTTTCAGCAGAAGTGGGGGGACGTTTGAACAGCCATTCGGTATATGGAAATAATTTTACTTACAGTGTTAATCCTTCTTACCTCATCAATAAAAAAGCAAAGCTGTTCATTAATTATTCCACGGGGTTCAAGGCGCCAACGCTTTCACAATTATATGGCCCGTTTGGTGCCAATGAGGATTTGAAGCCGGAGGAAAGTAAAAGTTTTGAAGGGGGCTTGCAATGGTTGGCCGAAGATGGGAAGGTGGATGTGCGGTTGACGTACTTCAACCGGAAAATAGATAACGTAATTGCGTACACCACCGGTTATATAAACTGGGATAAACTGGCTGACCGGGGCGTTGAAGTGGAGGCATTCTATAAATTGAACAAGTTCACTTTCACGGGCTTTTATGCGTATGTGGAAGGAGAAGTTACCACACCCGTGGGTGCAGGTACGGAGACAAAGCCGAATGATCTGCTTCGGAGGCCAAAGCACTCGGTGGGGCTTAATGTGGGCTTCCAGGCAACGGAAAAACTTTTTGCCAGTTTGAACTTTAAAACCTTCGGCCAACGAAACGATTTATTTTTCGATTTTAACACGTTTGCCGCAAGCCCGGTGGTGTTGGACGCCTACCAGTTACTGGATGTTTATATGGAGTATGTTGTGATCAACAACCGGATAAAATTGTTTGGCGACTTCCGCAACCTCCTTAATCAGGATTATTACGAAGTGTACGGGTACAGTACGCAGCGTTTTAATGCAACGGTAGGGGTTCGGGCACAATTTTAA
- a CDS encoding alkaline phosphatase family protein, whose protein sequence is MRTLTVLALLLHINQLHGQPTVKIAFGSCSRQNLTEQLWNEVVSLKPDLWVWGGDNIYGDTHDMQVMREKYNQQKNNPGYQKLLATCPVTGTWDDHDYGINDGGKFYSRKQESKTLMMDFIGFSKDNSIRNHNGIYNSHTVNKGNLRLKIINLDTRWFRDTVYKEYYFDSTANRRRYRYIANTTGDILGEEQWHWLEQELKSSNANLNIINSSIQVISGEHDFEKWSNFPAARKRLIELLKKYPNKKVLIISGDRHIAEISKMDITGLPYPLYDITSSGLTHTWAEAWGEANQYRVGELIMKKNFGVLEISQQAEKLQLTVSIRGKGNEVFAKHLLTL, encoded by the coding sequence ATGCGTACACTTACAGTATTGGCTCTGCTGCTTCACATTAACCAGCTTCATGGCCAGCCTACAGTAAAAATTGCTTTCGGTTCCTGCAGCCGGCAAAATTTAACCGAACAGCTATGGAACGAAGTAGTAAGCCTGAAACCCGATCTCTGGGTATGGGGAGGAGATAATATTTATGGCGACACCCATGATATGCAGGTGATGAGAGAAAAGTACAACCAACAAAAAAATAATCCCGGTTACCAAAAACTGCTGGCCACCTGCCCGGTAACCGGTACCTGGGATGACCACGATTATGGCATTAACGATGGTGGAAAATTTTACTCCAGGAAACAGGAGAGCAAAACATTGATGATGGATTTCATCGGGTTTTCAAAGGATAATTCCATTCGCAACCACAATGGCATTTATAATTCGCATACCGTTAACAAAGGAAACCTGCGTTTAAAAATTATAAACCTTGATACCCGCTGGTTCCGCGACACGGTTTATAAGGAATACTACTTTGATTCAACAGCCAACCGGAGAAGGTACCGGTACATCGCCAACACAACAGGCGATATACTTGGTGAAGAGCAATGGCATTGGCTTGAACAGGAACTGAAAAGCAGCAACGCCAACCTGAACATCATCAACTCCAGCATCCAGGTTATTTCGGGCGAACATGATTTTGAAAAATGGTCAAATTTTCCTGCTGCCCGCAAACGGCTGATCGAACTACTAAAAAAGTATCCGAACAAAAAAGTTTTGATTATCAGCGGTGACCGGCACATTGCAGAAATATCAAAAATGGATATTACAGGCCTACCCTATCCGCTTTACGATATTACTTCCAGCGGATTAACGCATACCTGGGCTGAAGCCTGGGGCGAAGCCAATCAATACCGGGTTGGTGAACTGATTATGAAAAAAAATTTCGGAGTACTTGAAATCAGCCAGCAAGCCGAAAAACTTCAGCTAACCGTTTCCATTCGGGGTAAAGGAAATGAAGTCTTTGCCAAACACCTGTTAACGCTTTAG
- a CDS encoding CocE/NonD family hydrolase — MKSHIISIALLASFTGLAQDIQSDSIYMRQHYDKAEYQIPMRDGVKLFTVVYTPKDQTKKYPILLNRTCYNASGYADYKTYGHPSNYLVKDGYILAFQDVRGRYMSEGTFDNMRPNIPGNNPKDKKAVDESSDTWDTIDWMVKNIKNNNGRVGMFGISYPGFYTAAAIPDAHPALKASSPQAPISDFFFDDFHHMGAYLQSYTAAFAVFGYQKDKQTKDDWFEDKIMRFYAQAPKDGYDFHLRQGPLKNITEKYHHDNFFWQQIIDHPNYDQFWQARNLLPHLKNAKHAIMTVGGWFDAEDLYGPLNIYKSLEANSPGAKNTIVMGPWGHGDWAREQGKSTHNHIYFGDSISTFYQREVERKFFAYYLKDEGPLDLPEALMFDTGKKEWRKFDYWPPREYNPLKLYFGEKGKLYVNTPTPKEAVFEYVSDPAKPVPYTSQTEGLTFTPRRFMSDDQRQAARRPDVITFETDVLTDDVVLAGEIMARLKVSMTGTDADFVVKLIDVYPDNHPNYEHNPKNIVMGGYQQLVRSEVFRGRFRNSFEKPEPFKPNEVTDVEFPLQDILHTFKKGHRIMIQIHSTWFPYIDRNPQKYVDNIYKANEEDFIKSTIRVYGSSVVEVGGNEKLKARLEFKK; from the coding sequence ATGAAATCGCACATAATCAGTATTGCCCTCCTTGCTTCTTTTACAGGCTTAGCCCAGGATATACAATCGGATTCCATTTACATGCGTCAACACTACGATAAAGCGGAGTATCAAATTCCGATGCGTGATGGTGTTAAATTGTTTACTGTTGTATACACACCAAAGGATCAGACTAAAAAATATCCCATTCTGCTGAATCGTACATGTTACAATGCATCAGGCTATGCTGATTATAAAACATACGGTCATCCTTCTAACTACCTGGTTAAGGACGGCTACATCCTGGCCTTTCAGGATGTACGGGGCCGGTATATGAGCGAAGGAACATTTGATAATATGCGACCCAATATCCCGGGCAACAATCCAAAAGATAAAAAGGCGGTTGACGAAAGTTCAGATACCTGGGATACGATCGACTGGATGGTTAAAAACATTAAGAACAATAATGGCCGGGTAGGCATGTTTGGTATTTCTTATCCGGGTTTCTATACGGCTGCTGCCATTCCCGATGCGCACCCGGCTTTAAAGGCATCATCACCGCAGGCGCCTATTTCCGATTTCTTTTTTGACGACTTCCACCACATGGGCGCTTACCTGCAAAGCTATACGGCCGCTTTTGCTGTTTTTGGCTACCAGAAGGATAAACAGACAAAGGATGACTGGTTTGAAGATAAAATCATGCGGTTCTATGCCCAGGCCCCGAAAGACGGCTACGACTTTCACCTGCGGCAGGGGCCGTTGAAGAACATTACCGAAAAATACCACCACGATAATTTTTTCTGGCAACAAATTATTGACCATCCGAACTACGATCAATTCTGGCAGGCCAGAAACCTGCTGCCTCATTTAAAAAACGCGAAGCACGCCATCATGACGGTAGGAGGTTGGTTTGATGCCGAAGATTTGTATGGCCCGCTCAATATTTACAAGTCGCTCGAAGCAAACAGTCCGGGTGCAAAAAATACCATTGTTATGGGCCCCTGGGGCCATGGCGACTGGGCGCGTGAGCAGGGTAAATCAACGCACAATCATATTTATTTTGGCGACAGTATTTCAACCTTTTATCAGCGCGAAGTTGAACGTAAGTTTTTTGCTTACTACCTGAAAGATGAAGGACCGCTTGACTTACCCGAAGCGCTGATGTTCGACACCGGCAAAAAAGAGTGGCGCAAGTTTGATTACTGGCCGCCACGCGAGTATAACCCGCTTAAACTTTACTTTGGCGAAAAAGGAAAGTTGTACGTAAATACACCAACGCCCAAAGAGGCTGTTTTTGAATACGTAAGCGATCCGGCAAAACCGGTTCCGTATACATCACAAACCGAAGGCTTAACCTTTACACCCAGGCGGTTTATGAGCGATGATCAGCGGCAGGCCGCACGCAGGCCCGATGTTATCACCTTCGAAACCGATGTGCTTACCGATGATGTGGTGCTTGCAGGAGAAATTATGGCCCGCTTAAAAGTTTCGATGACCGGCACCGATGCCGATTTTGTTGTGAAACTAATTGATGTATATCCGGACAATCATCCAAACTATGAGCATAATCCGAAGAACATCGTAATGGGTGGCTATCAACAACTGGTGCGCAGCGAAGTATTTCGGGGCAGGTTTAGAAACAGTTTTGAAAAGCCGGAACCGTTTAAACCAAATGAAGTAACCGATGTGGAATTTCCTTTACAGGATATACTGCATACCTTTAAAAAAGGACACCGCATAATGATCCAAATTCACAGCACCTGGTTTCCGTATATCGACCGCAATCCGCAGAAATATGTTGACAACATCTATAAAGCAAACGAGGAAGATTTTATCAAATCGACCATCCGGGTATATGGCTCATCGGTAGTGGAGGTGGGGGGAAATGAAAAGTTAAAAGCCCGGTTGGAGTTTAAAAAGTAG
- a CDS encoding exo-alpha-sialidase, giving the protein MKRFLVIGLLAVIWGNTAGQHKNILLDSSGTKGIYPHNPSVAVSYRNPEAIVVGSAPSNVYYTDNRGLSWIKSKLRSPYGVFGNPALLSDFKGTFTYFHHSDPDGKQQASELFLDRIVGQQSSDGGRTWDAGASIGLNALKDQVMPRAVTDRKGNMYVAWTEFDELSSEAPACQSRILFSQSSNGTKYSKPRIISQQPGNCRNDDNTALGAWPAATVDGKIFIVWANQEKIFMDRSFDGGTTWLTNDIVLTNQPGGWSMNIPGVGRSNGLPVLVCDQSKGMYSGALYLVWTDDGEGDADIWFMRSFNMGDNWTSPIRIHIESKGHQFMPAMTVDPSTGFIYVVYYDQHNYDDDRTDVYLAWSTDNGTSFKNTKISESPFKPTADANLGEYIGISVYNEIIVPVWTRMDNGKTSIWSSILIHRQLAGQR; this is encoded by the coding sequence ATGAAGAGATTTCTGGTAATTGGATTGCTTGCAGTAATTTGGGGTAACACAGCAGGCCAGCATAAAAATATTTTACTGGACAGCTCAGGGACCAAAGGTATCTATCCACATAACCCCTCAGTAGCAGTCAGCTACAGAAACCCCGAGGCGATTGTTGTTGGTTCTGCCCCGAGCAATGTTTATTATACCGATAATCGCGGATTATCCTGGATAAAGTCAAAACTTCGTTCCCCTTATGGCGTTTTTGGAAACCCGGCACTCCTTTCTGACTTTAAAGGAACCTTCACTTATTTCCATCACTCCGATCCGGACGGTAAACAGCAGGCCAGTGAATTGTTTCTTGATCGGATTGTAGGGCAGCAATCTTCCGATGGTGGCAGAACCTGGGATGCCGGAGCCTCCATTGGCCTTAATGCGTTAAAAGACCAGGTAATGCCTCGTGCCGTTACCGACAGAAAAGGTAATATGTATGTGGCATGGACGGAGTTTGACGAACTGAGCAGCGAAGCACCGGCCTGCCAAAGCCGGATTTTATTCAGTCAATCTTCCAATGGTACGAAGTATTCAAAACCCCGCATTATTTCTCAACAACCGGGCAATTGCCGGAATGATGATAATACTGCCCTGGGCGCCTGGCCTGCTGCCACGGTTGACGGCAAGATTTTTATTGTGTGGGCTAATCAGGAGAAAATTTTCATGGACCGTTCATTTGATGGTGGAACCACCTGGCTAACCAACGATATCGTATTAACCAACCAGCCGGGCGGCTGGTCAATGAATATTCCTGGAGTGGGCCGATCCAATGGTTTACCTGTGTTGGTCTGTGATCAAAGCAAAGGCATGTACAGCGGTGCCTTGTATTTAGTATGGACGGACGATGGGGAAGGCGATGCCGACATCTGGTTTATGCGCTCATTTAATATGGGCGATAACTGGACATCCCCCATACGCATTCATATCGAAAGCAAAGGCCACCAGTTTATGCCGGCCATGACGGTTGACCCCTCTACCGGTTTCATCTATGTTGTATACTATGACCAGCACAACTACGATGATGACCGTACCGATGTTTACCTGGCCTGGTCGACCGATAACGGCACAAGTTTTAAGAATACAAAAATCAGTGAATCACCGTTTAAGCCAACCGCTGATGCAAATCTTGGTGAGTACATTGGTATATCCGTGTACAATGAGATTATTGTACCGGTATGGACACGTATGGATAATGGCAAAACCAGTATATGGTCCAGCATCCTCATCCACCGGCAGTTAGCCGGTCAGCGGTAG
- a CDS encoding HAMP domain-containing histidine kinase — MASLISFLRAPSYESDERKQFVFIANILSLLFAILSLILVFILYGLFGWGNTLWLIAGVVVLFGVVIVLNRMGYTNAGRLLFCLVPVWLTLVGTLWGKLEEPRQSYIGYFDSRFILLITTILPAIVFELREWVKISVCLVSTFICLVFFDPIHNLVGVGYYQRGFTVESYYYINYVVFISFVGLLAAVFILKWRDQRASLDLRHALSELKQLNHELVTQNKKLEAISHEMTAQNEEMLQQNEELQTSHEMLEQANQLITEQRAKLQEYNLELERLVREKSADLFITNEELVKSNNELRQFSFTVSHNLRGPVARLLGLTNLVRHSENKNEIAELTRFIHQSANELDSILKDLSQIIDIRNDLYRVRERIALKDEWDKALSLVGNHSAARLTVNFEKAPYLYGIRPMLQSIFYNLVSNAFKYCSPECVLVITVNSYLLHPDKAIIELSDNGLGIDLNKQGENLFKLYKRFHHHVPGKGLGLYLVKTQLEIMGGRIEVESEPDKGTLFRMTLPVPTDVDKQVFFENDAAQLYFDANINNTVIVWKRNITSEDYHNVFENVLQTIKAYKTPGWIADLRNQGVVPAQDQQWFIQNVLKAAHQNGLKRIGTIGFNDPIRSDYFARMQSVTADLNVELRNFDSIELAIAWMKKFIV, encoded by the coding sequence TTGGCTTCGCTTATCTCTTTCCTTCGGGCGCCCTCTTATGAATCAGACGAGCGGAAGCAGTTTGTTTTTATTGCCAACATTCTCTCATTGCTGTTTGCCATCCTTAGCCTGATTTTGGTATTTATCCTCTATGGGTTATTTGGCTGGGGTAATACCCTTTGGCTGATTGCAGGAGTTGTTGTGTTATTTGGGGTGGTTATTGTTTTAAACCGCATGGGTTACACCAATGCCGGCCGGCTACTTTTTTGCCTGGTACCCGTTTGGCTTACACTGGTTGGTACCTTATGGGGCAAACTTGAAGAGCCCCGTCAATCGTATATCGGTTATTTTGATAGCCGGTTTATTTTACTAATAACTACCATTTTGCCTGCCATTGTGTTTGAACTGCGTGAGTGGGTTAAAATTTCGGTATGCCTGGTCTCAACTTTTATTTGCCTGGTTTTTTTCGATCCCATTCATAACCTGGTTGGTGTTGGTTACTACCAGCGGGGCTTTACTGTTGAATCATATTACTACATCAATTATGTGGTGTTTATTTCTTTTGTTGGGCTGCTGGCGGCTGTGTTTATCTTAAAATGGCGTGATCAACGGGCTTCGCTTGACCTTCGTCATGCGTTGTCAGAGTTAAAGCAACTAAACCATGAGTTAGTAACACAGAACAAAAAATTAGAGGCAATCTCGCACGAAATGACTGCTCAGAATGAAGAAATGTTGCAGCAAAACGAAGAACTGCAAACCAGTCATGAAATGCTGGAACAAGCTAACCAACTGATAACCGAGCAACGGGCAAAGTTGCAGGAGTATAACCTTGAGTTGGAACGGTTGGTTCGGGAAAAAAGCGCTGACTTATTTATCACCAACGAGGAATTGGTGAAATCCAATAATGAATTGCGCCAGTTTTCATTTACGGTTTCGCATAACCTGCGCGGGCCGGTGGCCCGCCTGCTGGGCCTTACTAACCTGGTGCGCCATTCCGAAAATAAAAATGAAATAGCCGAACTTACCCGGTTTATTCACCAGTCTGCCAATGAACTGGACTCTATATTAAAGGACCTTTCGCAGATCATAGATATCCGCAACGACTTGTACCGTGTGCGCGAACGCATTGCACTGAAGGACGAATGGGACAAAGCCCTGTCGCTGGTAGGTAACCATTCAGCCGCCAGGTTAACTGTGAATTTTGAAAAAGCTCCTTACCTGTATGGAATCCGCCCGATGCTCCAGAGCATTTTTTATAACCTGGTCAGTAATGCCTTTAAATACTGCTCCCCCGAGTGTGTATTGGTTATCACGGTAAATAGTTATTTGCTCCATCCGGATAAAGCCATCATTGAATTAAGCGATAACGGTTTGGGTATCGATTTGAATAAGCAGGGTGAAAATTTATTCAAATTGTACAAACGATTTCATCACCATGTACCTGGTAAAGGTTTGGGGCTGTACCTGGTAAAAACCCAGTTGGAAATTATGGGTGGGAGGATTGAGGTTGAAAGTGAACCGGATAAAGGAACCCTGTTTCGGATGACGTTGCCTGTACCCACCGATGTTGACAAGCAGGTATTTTTTGAAAACGATGCAGCCCAGCTTTATTTCGATGCCAACATCAACAATACTGTCATTGTATGGAAGCGAAACATAACCAGTGAAGACTACCACAACGTATTTGAAAATGTTTTGCAAACAATTAAAGCCTACAAAACCCCGGGTTGGATTGCCGACCTCCGCAATCAGGGAGTTGTGCCAGCTCAGGATCAGCAATGGTTTATCCAAAACGTGCTAAAAGCAGCTCACCAAAATGGACTAAAGCGTATCGGTACCATTGGGTTTAATGATCCGATACGAAGCGATTATTTTGCCCGCATGCAATCGGTAACAGCCGACCTTAATGTTGAGTTACGCAATTTCGATTCAATTGAATTAGCTATTGCCTGGATGAAAAAGTTTATTGTTTAA
- a CDS encoding adenosylhomocysteinase, whose product MVETLKYKVKDISLAEWGRKEIKLAEAEMPGLMAIREEYGPKKPLKGARIAGCLHMTIQTAVLIETLIELGAEVSWSSCNIFSTQDHAAAAIAAAGIPVFAWKGMNEQEFDWCIEQTLFAFKDGKPLNMILDDGGDLTNMVLDRFPELVQGIKGISEETTTGVHRLMEREKNGKLPLPAININDSVTKSKFDNKYGCKESLVDAIRRATDIMLAGKVAVVAGYGDVGKGSAASLRGAGARVIVTEIDPICALQAAMDGFAVKKLDDVVGDVDIVVTATGNCDIVVDRHFMKMKDKAIVCNIGHFDNEIDVAWLRKNGSWDTIKPQVDLITLKNGNQIILLAEGRLVNLGCATGHPSFVMSNSFTNQTLAQIELWTNSANYENKVYTLPKHLDEKVARLHLSKIGVDLEELNDKQASYIGVDKQGPFKPDYYRY is encoded by the coding sequence ATGGTAGAAACATTGAAATACAAGGTAAAAGACATTTCGTTGGCCGAATGGGGTCGTAAAGAGATTAAACTGGCCGAAGCCGAAATGCCGGGTTTGATGGCTATCCGCGAAGAGTATGGCCCGAAAAAACCCTTAAAAGGCGCCCGTATTGCCGGCTGTTTGCACATGACTATCCAAACGGCTGTGCTCATTGAAACGCTTATTGAATTAGGGGCTGAGGTTAGCTGGTCAAGCTGCAATATTTTCTCCACGCAGGATCATGCCGCTGCCGCTATTGCCGCTGCGGGCATACCGGTTTTTGCCTGGAAGGGCATGAACGAACAGGAGTTTGACTGGTGCATTGAGCAAACCCTCTTTGCTTTTAAAGATGGTAAGCCGCTGAATATGATTTTGGATGACGGTGGAGACCTGACCAATATGGTGTTGGATCGCTTCCCCGAACTTGTACAAGGTATTAAGGGAATTTCAGAAGAAACAACAACCGGTGTACACCGGCTTATGGAACGCGAAAAGAATGGCAAACTGCCCTTGCCGGCCATTAACATTAATGATTCAGTAACCAAATCGAAGTTTGACAATAAATACGGTTGCAAAGAATCCCTGGTAGATGCCATCCGCAGAGCTACCGATATTATGCTGGCCGGTAAGGTTGCCGTGGTAGCCGGCTATGGCGATGTGGGTAAAGGCTCGGCCGCTTCCTTGCGTGGTGCCGGTGCCCGCGTAATTGTTACCGAAATTGATCCCATCTGCGCGTTGCAGGCAGCCATGGACGGATTTGCAGTGAAGAAACTGGATGATGTGGTGGGCGATGTGGATATTGTGGTTACTGCTACCGGAAACTGCGACATTGTGGTTGACCGCCACTTTATGAAGATGAAGGACAAGGCCATTGTTTGCAATATCGGCCATTTTGATAACGAGATTGATGTGGCCTGGCTTCGCAAAAACGGCTCATGGGATACCATAAAACCACAGGTAGATTTGATTACCCTGAAAAACGGTAACCAGATAATTCTGTTGGCCGAAGGCCGGTTGGTTAACCTGGGCTGTGCCACCGGGCATCCCTCGTTTGTTATGTCTAACTCATTCACCAATCAAACCCTCGCACAGATTGAGCTTTGGACGAATTCCGCAAATTATGAGAACAAGGTTTACACCTTACCCAAGCACCTTGATGAAAAGGTTGCACGTTTGCATTTAAGTAAAATCGGGGTTGACCTGGAAGAACTTAACGATAAGCAGGCCAGCTACATTGGGGTTGATAAGCAGGGGCCTTTCAAGCCCGACTATTACCGGTATTAA
- a CDS encoding sigma-70 family RNA polymerase sigma factor, which produces MTTEQEFAIIDRVLAGHQHAYAELVNQYKNYGFTLALKILNNRAEAEEATQDAFVKAYHHLRNFNRNSKFSTWLYRIVFNTAVSYKRKQKGTFQSIEKTEVRLYPESENQLEKDDKKKFITAAMTILSEADRLALTLFYLKEQSLEEIAEITGMQPNTAKVRIHRARQRLADELTRLLNKEALTL; this is translated from the coding sequence ATGACAACCGAACAGGAGTTTGCCATTATAGACCGGGTACTGGCCGGGCACCAGCATGCCTATGCCGAACTGGTAAACCAATACAAAAACTATGGATTTACCCTGGCTTTAAAGATACTGAACAACCGTGCAGAGGCAGAAGAAGCAACTCAGGATGCATTTGTTAAAGCGTACCATCACCTGAGGAACTTTAACCGTAATTCTAAATTTTCAACCTGGCTCTACCGGATTGTTTTCAATACTGCGGTGAGTTATAAACGAAAACAAAAAGGAACTTTTCAATCCATAGAAAAAACAGAAGTGAGACTCTACCCGGAAAGCGAAAACCAGTTGGAAAAAGATGATAAGAAAAAATTCATTACCGCGGCAATGACCATTTTAAGCGAAGCCGACCGGCTTGCACTTACGTTGTTCTACCTGAAAGAGCAATCGTTGGAAGAAATAGCAGAAATAACCGGCATGCAACCGAACACCGCAAAAGTAAGAATACACCGTGCACGGCAACGACTGGCCGATGAACTTACCCGGTTATTAAACAAGGAAGCATTAACATTATAA